The following coding sequences lie in one Hippopotamus amphibius kiboko isolate mHipAmp2 chromosome 7, mHipAmp2.hap2, whole genome shotgun sequence genomic window:
- the LOC130856728 gene encoding lysozyme C, tracheal isozyme-like, which translates to MLNTRASSPWSVWRSCFSVNMKALLILGLLLLSVAVQGKIYERCELARTLKKLGLDGYKGVSLANWICLTKWESGYNTEATNYNPGSKSTDYGIFQINSRYWCNNGKTPKAVNGCGISCSALMKNDITEAVKCAKKIVSQQGITAWVAWKNRCRGQNLKSYVKGCRV; encoded by the exons ATGTTAAATACCAGGGCCAGCTCCCCCTGGTCAGTCTGGAGGTCCTGCTTCTCAGTCAACATGAAGGCTCTCCTCATTCTGGggcttctcctcctctctgtcgCTGTCCAGGGCAAGATATATGAGAGGTGTGAGCTTGCCAGAACTCTGAAAAAACTTGGATTGGATGGCTATAAGGGAGTCAGCCTGGCAAACT GGATCTGTTTGACCAAATGGGAAAGCGGTTATAATACAGAAGCTACAAACTACAATCCTGGAAGCAAAAGCACTGATTACGGGATATTTCAAATCAATAGCCGCTACTGGTGTAATAATGGCAAAACCCCAAAAGCGGTTAACGGCTGTGGTATATCCTGCAGCG CTTTGATGAAAAATGACATCACTGAAGCTGTAAAATGTGCAAAGAAGATTGTCAGTCAGCAAGGCATTACAGCATg GGTGGCGTGGAAAAATCGTTGTCGAGGCCAAAATCTCAAGAGTTATGTTAAGGGTTGCAGAGTGTAA